Proteins encoded within one genomic window of Rossellomorea vietnamensis:
- a CDS encoding DUF2087 domain-containing protein, translating into MELSNLFWSASLEEMKRGYIEEEEIFVCLLCGENIEKGMVYPHEDRFYLAEKYMGVHIDRTHISVFDYLIGMDKKLTGLTDHQKRLLTLFYQGKNDKDIQEELEIGSASTIRHHRFALKEKERQAKTFLTMMELLKEKDENAPTFVPVHQTATMVDERYNITQDEQEKILKKYVSDGTLTKFPPKEKQRLVVLREISKQLKKDHVYDEKELNGVLKGMYEDYVLIRRYMIEYGLLDRKSDGSQYWAKK; encoded by the coding sequence ATGGAGCTTTCCAACCTGTTTTGGAGTGCCTCTTTAGAAGAAATGAAAAGAGGCTATATTGAAGAAGAGGAGATATTTGTTTGTCTTTTGTGTGGAGAGAATATTGAAAAAGGCATGGTCTATCCACACGAAGATCGATTTTACCTGGCAGAAAAATATATGGGTGTTCATATTGACCGTACGCATATTTCTGTGTTCGATTATTTAATCGGGATGGATAAAAAGCTAACGGGGCTTACAGATCATCAGAAACGTTTACTGACCCTTTTTTACCAAGGGAAAAACGATAAGGACATTCAGGAAGAACTGGAGATTGGCAGTGCCTCCACCATCCGTCATCACCGGTTTGCGTTAAAAGAAAAGGAGCGTCAGGCCAAGACCTTCCTGACCATGATGGAGTTACTCAAAGAAAAAGATGAGAACGCCCCGACGTTTGTACCCGTTCATCAAACCGCCACCATGGTCGATGAACGATACAATATTACACAGGACGAACAGGAGAAAATACTGAAGAAATATGTCTCCGACGGGACATTGACGAAGTTTCCGCCAAAGGAAAAACAAAGGCTCGTTGTCCTTCGTGAGATTTCGAAACAGTTGAAGAAAGACCATGTGTACGATGAAAAAGAATTAAACGGGGTACTAAAAGGCATGTATGAAGATTACGTTCTCATCAGAAGATACATGATTGAATACGGCTTACTCGACCGGAAATCCGACGGAAGCCAGTATTGGGCAAAAAAATAA
- a CDS encoding nucleotidyltransferase domain-containing protein gives MKEHIVEVIKQIEIDHDVKILFVCESGSRAWGFPSKDSDYDVRFIYIHKPDWYLSIDQKRDVIEVPARGSVSIPSDPLLDMSGWELTKALRLFRKSNPPLLEWLQSTIVYYQSYSTVDQMKELEQKIFSPVSCMHHYLSMAKGNFRDYVQGEEVRIKKYLNVLRPLLAAKWIEKYETIPPIEFQELVEELVPGGEWKDSIGNLLKQKRAGEEIYLEPGIDAINEHLQKEIEHLEAYAKSIKKDIPDPTAELDMLFRGALREVWEEEWKELGKR, from the coding sequence ATGAAAGAACATATCGTCGAGGTCATCAAGCAAATCGAAATCGATCACGATGTGAAGATATTATTTGTCTGTGAATCGGGAAGCAGAGCGTGGGGATTTCCTTCTAAAGACAGCGACTATGATGTCCGCTTCATTTATATCCATAAGCCAGACTGGTATTTATCCATCGATCAAAAGAGGGATGTGATCGAAGTTCCAGCCCGGGGTTCCGTCTCGATACCGAGTGACCCGCTGTTGGATATGAGCGGATGGGAGCTGACGAAAGCACTGAGGTTATTCCGGAAATCGAATCCTCCTCTTCTCGAATGGCTCCAATCAACGATTGTCTACTACCAGTCTTATTCCACGGTTGATCAAATGAAGGAACTGGAGCAGAAGATCTTTTCCCCCGTTTCCTGTATGCATCATTATCTGAGCATGGCGAAGGGCAATTTCCGGGATTATGTTCAGGGAGAGGAAGTCAGGATCAAAAAATATTTGAATGTGCTCCGTCCCCTGCTGGCTGCCAAATGGATCGAGAAATATGAAACGATCCCACCGATTGAATTTCAAGAACTGGTTGAAGAACTGGTCCCAGGGGGTGAATGGAAGGATTCGATTGGGAATTTGTTAAAACAGAAGAGAGCGGGAGAAGAGATCTACCTCGAACCGGGGATCGATGCCATCAATGAACATCTTCAAAAAGAAATCGAACATTTAGAAGCGTATGCGAAGTCGATTAAAAAAGACATTCCTGATCCAACGGCTGAATTGGATATGCTGTTCAGGGGGGCGTTGAGGGAAGTTTGGGAGGAAGAGTGGAAGGAGTTGGGGAAACGGTGA
- a CDS encoding sensor histidine kinase, with product MKLTFLSILRLVMFTMISYIYYSSGGTPSTAQTMYVIIAGIGFILNHFLLASTRNQTYYPLALDFILITGFVYFYPGSSLYLILFGVNAVTLFLSAKDNRVLWGFSLTFFIIWFSSMYYTYQVTGTFSLLENLINFSLIVFEAVVGRLIHKLFHARAKIETQYGELQETHTALTSAHEQLHHYSKQVEELTLIRERNRISGEIHDTVGHKMTALLVQLQVAKELMDSHPDMSRQKMELCEDLARETLQEIRLSVRTLKDHDQPQSFITTVRKLLEDYQVMTGLVSSFTVKGDVTTIPISIQLDLTRVIQESITNAVRHGEAKECSVMLEVTESMVEIRIQDDGKGSADINPGFGLKHMRDRIHEHGGTTVFESAKEGFRVKATVPLIEMKWQMGGS from the coding sequence ATGAAACTGACTTTCTTAAGCATTCTCCGTCTGGTCATGTTCACCATGATCAGTTACATCTATTATTCTTCTGGTGGTACACCATCAACGGCACAAACCATGTATGTGATCATAGCGGGAATCGGATTTATACTGAATCATTTTTTACTGGCGTCCACTCGAAATCAGACCTATTATCCCCTTGCCCTCGATTTCATCCTCATTACAGGGTTTGTCTATTTTTATCCTGGATCGTCTCTGTATTTGATCCTGTTTGGGGTAAATGCAGTGACACTGTTCTTGTCTGCTAAAGATAACCGGGTCCTATGGGGATTCAGCTTAACCTTTTTCATCATTTGGTTCAGCTCTATGTACTATACTTATCAAGTGACAGGCACATTTTCGCTCTTGGAAAATCTCATCAATTTCAGCTTAATCGTATTCGAAGCAGTCGTCGGACGGCTCATACATAAACTGTTCCATGCACGGGCAAAAATTGAAACCCAGTACGGGGAGCTGCAGGAAACTCACACGGCGTTAACGTCCGCCCATGAGCAATTACATCACTACTCAAAACAGGTGGAGGAGTTGACGCTGATTCGCGAAAGGAACCGGATTTCCGGGGAAATCCATGATACGGTCGGCCATAAGATGACGGCGCTTCTCGTTCAGCTTCAGGTAGCAAAGGAGCTGATGGATTCACATCCTGACATGAGCAGACAGAAAATGGAGCTCTGTGAAGACCTGGCGAGGGAGACCCTTCAGGAGATCCGCCTGTCGGTCAGGACCTTGAAGGATCACGATCAGCCGCAATCCTTCATCACAACAGTCCGCAAACTGCTGGAGGATTATCAGGTGATGACGGGTCTCGTCTCCAGTTTTACCGTCAAAGGGGATGTGACGACCATCCCAATCTCCATCCAGCTTGACCTGACCCGGGTCATACAGGAATCGATCACCAATGCCGTCCGCCACGGGGAAGCAAAGGAATGCAGCGTCATGCTCGAAGTCACGGAATCCATGGTGGAAATCCGAATTCAGGATGACGGAAAAGGGTCTGCGGACATCAATCCCGGATTCGGCTTGAAGCATATGCGGGACAGAATCCACGAACATGGAGGGACCACCGTATTTGAAAGTGCGAAAGAAGGGTTCCGTGTGAAAGCAACGGTGCCTTTAATAGAGATGAAATGGCAAATGGGGGGATCATAA
- a CDS encoding response regulator: protein MVRILIVDDQELMRDGLATILDLRQEIEVAGVASNGQEAFEKAGELRPDIVLMDIRMPIASGVEGTKLITTNYPDIKVLMLTTFNDSELIFEALEEGASGYLLKDMPTDAIVQAIMTVQSGGMVLPKELTADIVREMRRNQPAEQIHTVPEIVKDLTERELEVLQQLGLGLNNKEIAEKLYISEGTVKNHVSNLISKLQLRDRTQAAIFAVRYHITHY, encoded by the coding sequence ATGGTCAGAATTTTAATCGTGGATGATCAGGAATTAATGAGGGACGGACTTGCCACGATATTGGATTTGAGGCAGGAAATCGAGGTGGCAGGGGTTGCGTCTAACGGGCAGGAAGCGTTCGAGAAAGCCGGGGAACTCCGTCCGGACATCGTATTAATGGATATTCGCATGCCAATCGCGAGCGGAGTGGAAGGAACAAAACTGATTACCACCAACTATCCCGACATCAAGGTCCTCATGCTCACTACTTTCAACGACAGCGAGCTCATTTTTGAAGCACTGGAAGAAGGGGCGAGTGGATACTTACTGAAAGATATGCCGACGGATGCCATCGTCCAGGCAATCATGACGGTTCAATCGGGGGGTATGGTGCTACCGAAAGAGCTGACGGCGGATATCGTAAGGGAAATGAGACGGAATCAGCCGGCAGAACAAATCCACACAGTCCCGGAAATCGTGAAGGACCTGACGGAAAGGGAACTGGAGGTTCTTCAACAGCTCGGTCTCGGACTGAACAACAAGGAAATTGCGGAGAAACTGTATATATCCGAAGGCACCGTAAAGAATCATGTGTCCAATCTTATCAGTAAGCTTCAATTAAGGGACCGCACCCAGGCGGCGATCTTTGCCGTCCGCTATCACATCACGCATTATTGA
- a CDS encoding ABC transporter permease, whose amino-acid sequence MSMFTIAWKDIRIRLKDRKSFITLLLMPIVLTAILGSALSGAFSENGSLPELTAGVVVTSQDELTDQFLHNTLQGEELKDSITLKNFKTEADLRDAIGEGKVDAGLVIPNGWGDGIVNGETVPVKLFKDPGKDIQYTILSTITESFTNRVATVSAATRTVGQELSSAVPVSNQIIDLSAAMKNLSEELSAIADSKENGVITQKDGKESLSGMQYYAAAMGVMFILFNTTIGAKTILQERNTDTLARLMVTPVRHSSIMGGKFLGTLSFTILQFSVFVISTRLLFGVDWGSNGWQLILVGFAYSVTVSGLSMLLAGFLTDEKTADSIGGIGVQVLALLGGSMIPLASFPDALQKFASIAPNKWALGGFLDIMNGTSWNSLVLPVAILVLSGLLALWIGSLKLKLR is encoded by the coding sequence ATGAGCATGTTCACCATTGCATGGAAAGATATCAGGATCCGTCTCAAGGATCGGAAGTCCTTTATCACACTATTATTGATGCCGATCGTCCTGACAGCCATCCTTGGATCTGCTTTAAGCGGTGCTTTCAGTGAAAATGGATCGCTTCCAGAACTGACTGCAGGAGTCGTGGTTACCTCACAAGATGAGCTCACAGATCAATTCCTGCACAACACCCTGCAGGGAGAAGAATTGAAGGACAGTATCACCTTAAAGAATTTTAAAACAGAAGCCGACTTGCGGGACGCCATCGGGGAGGGGAAGGTGGATGCCGGCCTCGTCATCCCGAACGGTTGGGGAGACGGGATAGTGAACGGGGAAACCGTACCGGTCAAACTATTCAAAGATCCCGGTAAAGACATTCAGTACACCATCCTTTCCACTATCACCGAATCCTTCACGAACCGTGTGGCAACGGTATCAGCGGCTACACGGACCGTGGGTCAGGAGTTGAGCTCGGCTGTGCCGGTGTCCAATCAGATTATCGATCTTTCCGCTGCCATGAAGAATCTATCAGAAGAACTTAGTGCGATTGCAGATTCAAAGGAAAACGGGGTCATCACTCAAAAAGACGGCAAGGAATCTCTTTCAGGCATGCAATACTACGCTGCCGCCATGGGAGTCATGTTCATTTTGTTCAACACCACCATCGGGGCCAAAACCATCCTTCAGGAGCGGAATACCGACACATTGGCAAGGCTGATGGTCACTCCCGTCCGTCACTCATCCATTATGGGAGGGAAGTTTCTCGGGACCCTCTCGTTCACGATCCTTCAGTTTTCAGTGTTCGTTATCTCCACCCGGTTGTTATTTGGAGTGGACTGGGGCAGCAATGGGTGGCAGCTGATCCTTGTAGGCTTCGCATATTCCGTTACGGTTTCAGGTCTTTCCATGTTGCTTGCGGGATTCCTTACGGATGAAAAGACGGCAGACTCCATCGGGGGGATCGGCGTGCAGGTTCTCGCCCTTCTTGGCGGTTCGATGATCCCACTGGCATCGTTCCCTGACGCCTTACAGAAGTTCGCCTCCATCGCCCCCAATAAGTGGGCCCTCGGCGGATTTCTTGATATTATGAACGGAACGTCGTGGAATAGTCTTGTCCTGCCTGTCGCTATACTCGTACTGAGCGGTCTTCTGGCATTGTGGATCGGTTCATTGAAATTAAAGCTTAGATAA
- a CDS encoding ABC transporter permease, with translation MRKIISIARFEVKRLFQNRRAFLLLFGMPLLFTFIFGGVITGDGENKPEIAVVDEDQTEASQALINEMKASDSFTFTKGNSKRVAEQFDNQEITGYLSVEKGYESTLQNEGTPEVVFVSGPSFEGAALVEQLINDSLVKQKVSTAAAKFYQEKTGENQAAIQERISDERNSVPAAVETVSVTKNEVMQSMNNLTARSAGFTIMFVMIAMLSSTGILLEARQNGVWYRMMSTPATKVEILCGYMLAFFVIGWIQFGILMTLSEKIFHIEWGNVFANMILVSSLLLCSIGLGLFLAGLVKTSEQQSVFGNLIIISTCMIAGVYWPVEIMPNFIQHISTFLPQYWGMEGFAELTVRGGGIADIVTPVGILLGFSVVFLMVGLRRVRFE, from the coding sequence ATGAGGAAAATCATCAGCATAGCCCGATTTGAAGTGAAACGACTTTTTCAAAATCGCCGTGCCTTTCTGCTGCTGTTCGGAATGCCCCTTTTATTCACCTTTATCTTCGGCGGAGTCATAACCGGGGATGGGGAAAATAAGCCGGAGATTGCCGTGGTGGATGAAGACCAGACGGAGGCTTCACAGGCTCTGATCAATGAAATGAAAGCAAGCGATTCTTTTACATTTACAAAAGGAAATAGCAAGAGAGTTGCCGAACAGTTCGACAACCAGGAAATAACGGGATATCTTTCGGTGGAAAAAGGATACGAATCAACGCTTCAAAATGAGGGAACACCGGAAGTCGTCTTTGTTTCAGGACCTTCCTTCGAAGGGGCGGCACTTGTGGAACAGCTCATCAATGACAGCCTCGTGAAACAGAAGGTAAGTACAGCTGCTGCAAAATTTTATCAAGAGAAAACGGGAGAAAATCAGGCCGCCATCCAGGAGAGAATCTCAGATGAACGGAACTCGGTACCGGCAGCTGTTGAAACCGTCTCTGTTACGAAAAATGAAGTAATGCAATCGATGAACAATCTGACGGCGCGTTCAGCAGGCTTCACGATCATGTTCGTCATGATCGCCATGTTATCAAGCACCGGTATCCTACTCGAGGCGAGACAAAACGGGGTATGGTACCGGATGATGTCCACTCCTGCGACTAAAGTGGAAATATTATGTGGATACATGCTGGCATTCTTCGTCATCGGCTGGATCCAATTCGGAATCTTGATGACTCTGTCAGAGAAGATTTTTCACATCGAATGGGGGAATGTGTTCGCCAATATGATTCTCGTTTCAAGTCTGCTTCTCTGCAGCATCGGCCTCGGACTCTTCCTTGCCGGACTCGTCAAAACGTCAGAACAGCAATCGGTCTTCGGCAACCTGATCATCATCTCCACCTGCATGATCGCCGGCGTCTACTGGCCGGTTGAAATCATGCCGAACTTTATTCAGCATATCTCAACTTTCCTTCCACAATACTGGGGGATGGAAGGATTTGCTGAGTTGACGGTAAGAGGCGGAGGGATTGCGGATATCGTTACCCCGGTTGGGATCCTCCTTGGATTTTCGGTTGTGTTTCTGATGGTGGGGTTGAGAAGAGTGAGGTTTGAGTAA
- a CDS encoding COX15/CtaA family protein, translating into MKNRFSFFTIIVTIAALVLGNLVVATHSGDACGSDWPICNGKIIPDITNYRVVIEYSHRLFTTLLGLVILINAIIAWRKTTDKAVKVISLLSLVLLFTQAMIGGMNVLLGTPTGFTTLDVMFSLFLLISLIFLHEGLQRGTGNVKLNEVKKPLVIGFSALMLEVLIGALFKHFQLSKLLFEVRNTNVELANFTYVIHGLLGMIALFFIGYAVFLALRFNVMRKSALLLILLSILTTFGGFVVKTEELSPVTSSVHMILSILTVALLSRMTAVSYFNQKKKARQI; encoded by the coding sequence ATGAAAAATAGATTCTCATTCTTTACGATCATCGTCACCATCGCGGCATTGGTGCTCGGCAACCTGGTCGTAGCGACACATTCCGGTGATGCATGCGGGAGCGATTGGCCGATCTGTAACGGAAAAATTATCCCGGATATCACCAATTATCGCGTCGTGATCGAATACTCTCACCGGCTATTCACGACACTGCTCGGACTGGTCATTCTGATCAACGCCATCATTGCCTGGAGAAAGACAACCGATAAAGCAGTGAAAGTCATTTCGTTATTATCCCTGGTTCTCTTATTTACTCAGGCGATGATCGGCGGGATGAATGTTCTGCTCGGAACACCAACAGGTTTCACGACACTCGATGTCATGTTCAGCCTCTTTCTATTAATCTCTCTTATTTTCCTTCATGAAGGATTACAGAGAGGAACAGGAAACGTGAAGTTGAATGAAGTGAAAAAGCCATTAGTGATCGGGTTTTCAGCACTCATGCTCGAGGTATTAATCGGAGCACTCTTTAAACATTTCCAACTCAGCAAATTACTGTTTGAAGTAAGAAACACGAATGTGGAACTTGCAAATTTCACTTATGTGATTCACGGATTGCTCGGTATGATTGCGTTATTCTTCATCGGATATGCCGTTTTCCTTGCATTAAGATTTAACGTGATGAGGAAATCCGCCTTACTCTTGATCCTACTATCCATCCTGACAACCTTTGGTGGATTTGTCGTAAAAACAGAAGAACTGAGCCCTGTGACGTCCTCCGTACACATGATCCTGTCCATTTTGACAGTCGCTTTATTGAGCCGGATGACGGCCGTCAGTTATTTTAATCAGAAAAAGAAAGCCAGGCAGATTTGA
- a CDS encoding ArsR/SmtB family transcription factor, producing the protein MRKNNNHEELNGHKQDEKIDEPCVEIDEETLFIVTQTFKALSEPTRVKILHLLAQKEHSVNDIAEKLSLLQTTVSHQLRFLKNLRLVKYRREGTTLYYSADDDHVMNMLQQTMHHARHH; encoded by the coding sequence ATGCGAAAGAATAATAATCATGAAGAGCTGAATGGGCATAAACAGGATGAAAAAATAGATGAACCGTGTGTGGAGATTGATGAAGAAACGTTGTTTATCGTCACTCAGACGTTTAAAGCATTGTCCGAGCCGACTCGTGTAAAGATTCTTCATCTATTGGCGCAAAAGGAACACTCTGTTAATGATATCGCTGAAAAGCTGTCGCTGCTTCAAACGACCGTATCTCATCAATTGCGCTTCTTGAAAAATTTACGATTGGTCAAGTACAGACGCGAAGGCACGACATTGTACTATTCTGCCGATGATGATCATGTCATGAACATGCTTCAGCAAACGATGCACCATGCTAGACACCACTAG